A section of the Paenibacillus odorifer genome encodes:
- the rnr gene encoding ribonuclease R codes for MITQEILLDFMRETAYKPMTYEELVSHFALEDSEGFKKFEELLIELEQDGRIVLTRTARYGVPERMDLLRGRLQAHAKGFAFLIPDDRDHPDVYIHANDLKGAMNGDIVLIRITSKSPSGGRMEGEVVRIVKRGVLQTVGVFQNLETYGFVLPDDKRINRDIFIPKQSFKGAVDGQKVVVRIVSYPEGRAAAEGEIIEILGHKDDPGVDILSIIRKHQLPEAFPAEVMDEADSAPDSITEEEIAEQGRRDLRGLNIVTIDGEDAKDLDDAVNVQRLENGHYKLGVHIADVGYYVREGSELDKEAYDRGCSVYLVDRVIPMLPHRLSNGICSLNPQVDRLTMSCEMEFNEQMKVVKHDVFTSVIRTKERMTYSNVRKILEDEDPELLERYSPLIDDFRLMKELAMKLRDARMRRGAVDFDFEESKIIVDENGKAVDIVKRERSVAEQIIEEFMLAANETVAEHFHWLKVPFLYRIHEDPDPEKLQNFMAFAANFGYHVKGRGNSVHPRALQDLLEQIQGTKEQTVISTMMLRSMKQAKYDAESTGHFGLAAEYYSHFTSPIRRYPDLVIHRVMREVIENGGALTQKRHDYLSSRMPDIAQQSSERERVAVEAERDTEQLKKAEYMQDKVGEEFEAMVSSVTSFGMFIELDNTVEGLIRLSAMSDDYYHFDEGHMALIGERTSRVFRIGDEVKIRVAKVNMDDHTIDFELVDMKPRAPGEHRGGGFAGGRGGKGGRSGGGFIKPAGGKGAAGKGRGGKGKPGGAAAGVGKGKPGAGVRAGDGPREAAGVGAAGGRGKRKRGREAGEDASRVVAAPGAERGGEAGGNAGAPRERSSGRGRGGDTGGAGGGRGISFGFGSGKGGYGAPASDSSGGEARGVDGSTKFRSREDRGGNFGGGEGRNGAPTGKGRRKKKTKGGVFIGQSVTPGNVETSEQVTSKRSDNNGGAPEGAPRKRKKK; via the coding sequence ATGATAACACAAGAAATATTACTCGATTTCATGCGGGAAACTGCATATAAACCAATGACTTATGAAGAGCTGGTGAGTCATTTTGCTCTAGAGGATAGCGAGGGGTTTAAAAAGTTCGAGGAACTGCTGATTGAATTAGAGCAGGATGGAAGAATTGTATTAACCCGTACTGCACGTTATGGCGTGCCAGAACGGATGGATTTGCTGCGTGGACGTTTACAAGCACATGCGAAGGGTTTTGCTTTTCTAATCCCGGATGATCGTGATCATCCTGACGTATATATCCATGCAAATGATCTTAAGGGAGCTATGAATGGCGATATCGTTCTGATTCGTATTACCTCTAAAAGTCCGTCCGGCGGACGTATGGAAGGCGAAGTAGTACGTATTGTAAAACGTGGCGTGTTGCAGACGGTAGGTGTATTTCAGAACCTGGAGACCTATGGTTTTGTGCTGCCTGATGATAAGCGGATTAATCGTGATATTTTTATTCCGAAACAATCCTTTAAAGGTGCTGTTGATGGTCAAAAGGTCGTTGTGCGAATTGTGAGTTATCCGGAAGGCCGAGCAGCGGCAGAAGGTGAAATTATTGAGATTCTCGGACATAAGGATGATCCGGGTGTTGATATTCTTTCCATTATCCGCAAACATCAATTGCCTGAGGCATTTCCAGCTGAAGTGATGGATGAAGCCGATAGCGCTCCTGATTCAATTACAGAAGAGGAGATTGCGGAGCAAGGAAGACGCGACCTGCGCGGACTGAACATTGTTACGATTGATGGCGAAGATGCTAAGGATTTGGATGATGCGGTAAACGTACAGCGCTTGGAGAATGGACATTACAAGCTGGGCGTCCATATAGCAGACGTAGGTTATTATGTGCGTGAAGGCTCTGAGCTGGATAAAGAAGCCTATGACCGCGGTTGTAGTGTGTATTTAGTAGACCGGGTTATTCCGATGCTGCCGCACCGTCTATCGAACGGAATTTGCAGCTTGAATCCACAGGTAGACCGGTTAACAATGTCCTGTGAAATGGAGTTTAACGAGCAAATGAAGGTTGTGAAGCACGATGTCTTTACGAGCGTGATTCGCACCAAAGAGAGAATGACTTACTCCAATGTTCGTAAAATTCTCGAAGACGAAGATCCAGAGCTGCTGGAACGTTATAGTCCACTAATTGACGATTTCCGCCTCATGAAAGAATTGGCGATGAAGCTACGCGATGCGCGGATGCGCCGGGGTGCGGTTGATTTTGATTTTGAAGAGAGCAAAATCATCGTGGATGAGAACGGCAAGGCTGTAGATATCGTGAAGCGTGAACGTTCTGTAGCTGAACAGATTATCGAGGAGTTCATGCTGGCGGCAAATGAAACAGTAGCTGAACATTTCCACTGGTTGAAGGTTCCGTTCCTTTACCGGATTCACGAAGATCCAGACCCAGAGAAGCTGCAAAATTTCATGGCTTTTGCGGCCAATTTCGGATATCACGTCAAGGGTCGTGGCAATTCGGTTCATCCACGTGCTTTGCAGGATTTGTTGGAGCAAATCCAAGGCACAAAGGAGCAGACGGTCATCAGTACGATGATGCTGCGTTCTATGAAGCAGGCAAAGTATGATGCGGAGAGCACGGGCCATTTCGGACTGGCTGCGGAATACTATTCTCACTTCACTTCTCCGATTCGCCGGTACCCCGATTTGGTCATTCACCGCGTAATGCGTGAAGTGATTGAGAATGGAGGGGCATTGACCCAGAAACGGCATGATTATTTGTCTAGCCGGATGCCTGACATTGCTCAGCAGTCTTCGGAACGCGAGCGTGTGGCGGTAGAAGCTGAACGCGATACGGAGCAACTGAAGAAAGCAGAATACATGCAGGATAAAGTAGGCGAGGAATTCGAGGCTATGGTCAGCAGTGTGACCAGCTTCGGAATGTTCATCGAGCTGGATAATACCGTCGAAGGTCTTATTCGTCTCAGTGCAATGAGCGACGATTATTATCATTTCGACGAAGGTCATATGGCGCTCATTGGCGAGCGCACATCGCGTGTGTTCCGTATTGGTGACGAGGTGAAGATCCGAGTCGCCAAAGTAAATATGGATGACCACACGATCGATTTCGAGTTGGTCGACATGAAGCCACGCGCGCCAGGCGAGCACCGCGGTGGTGGCTTTGCGGGCGGCCGCGGAGGCAAGGGCGGCCGCTCGGGCGGCGGCTTCATTAAGCCGGCCGGGGGCAAAGGCGCCGCGGGCAAGGGACGCGGCGGTAAAGGCAAGCCCGGCGGCGCTGCTGCAGGCGTGGGCAAGGGCAAGCCGGGCGCAGGTGTGCGCGCCGGTGATGGGCCGCGCGAAGCGGCCGGTGTTGGCGCAGCGGGCGGACGCGGTAAGCGGAAGCGCGGGCGCGAGGCCGGCGAGGATGCGAGCCGGGTAGTTGCTGCGCCGGGCGCAGAGCGCGGAGGCGAAGCCGGCGGCAACGCAGGCGCGCCGCGTGAGCGCAGCAGCGGGCGAGGCCGCGGCGGAGACACCGGCGGTGCCGGTGGTGGACGCGGCATCAGCTTCGGCTTTGGCTCCGGCAAAGGCGGATACGGCGCTCCTGCGTCCGACTCCTCCGGCGGCGAAGCGCGGGGCGTGGACGGCAGCACGAAGTTCCGCAGCCGCGAGGATCGCGGGGGTAACTTTGGCGGTGGAGAAGGCCGTAACGGCGCTCCTACAGGCAAAGGCCGCCGCAAAAAGAAAACCAAGGGCGGGGTGTTCATCGGCCAGTCCGTGACACCAGGCAACGTAGAGACATCTGAGCAAGTCACTTCTAAACGAAGTGACAATAATGGCGGCGCTCCAGAAGGAGCACCACGTAAGCGTAAAAAGAAATAA
- the smpB gene encoding SsrA-binding protein SmpB: MGKKADGKVLAQNKKASHDYFIEDTYEAGLVLTGTEIKSLRNGRANIGDAFATIRNGEIQIHNMHISPFEQGNRANPTDPTRTRKLLMHKEQIHKLLGLSKRDGFTIVPLKIYVRNGYAKLLIGLGKGKKEYDKRDSAAKRDAQRDIQRVLRDKQKIAR, encoded by the coding sequence ATGGGTAAAAAAGCAGACGGGAAAGTACTTGCCCAGAACAAGAAAGCTTCCCATGATTATTTTATCGAGGATACTTATGAAGCTGGCTTGGTGCTGACGGGTACAGAGATCAAGTCGCTGCGTAATGGCCGCGCTAATATTGGAGATGCTTTTGCTACGATCCGTAATGGCGAGATTCAGATTCACAACATGCATATCAGCCCTTTTGAACAAGGTAACCGTGCCAATCCTACCGATCCCACACGCACACGTAAATTGTTAATGCATAAGGAGCAAATTCATAAACTGCTGGGCTTGTCCAAGCGAGATGGGTTTACGATTGTGCCACTTAAGATTTATGTGCGGAATGGCTATGCAAAGCTGCTGATTGGTCTTGGTAAAGGTAAAAAAGAGTATGACAAACGTGACTCGGCTGCCAAGCGAGATGCTCAACGTGATATCCAGCGTGTACTGCGTGATAAGCAAAAGATCGCCAGATAA